The following are from one region of the Gambusia affinis linkage group LG02, SWU_Gaff_1.0, whole genome shotgun sequence genome:
- the rhoua gene encoding ras homolog family member Ua isoform X2 codes for MSPSSPCQEGYKPAPVAQAPPVPPRRVRSRDEGSGGRTRRAAAPERRVKCVLVGDGAVGKTSLVVSYTTNGYPTEYVPTAFDNFSAVVSVDGQPVKLQLCDTAGQDEFDRLRPLCYTSADVFMLCFSVVSPASFQNVPEKWVPEIRKHAPFAPLVLVGTQCDLREDVKINAKKLIGYSLRCKQLTSTAKREKSMQTLLLIQHLETKQTLPPVKLQANYNSNSAPKIKVIGHKFSFCSLIG; via the exons ATGTCGCCCTCCTCTCCCTGCCAGGAGGGCTACAAGCCGGCGCCGGTGGCCCAAGCGCCGCCCGTCCCGCCGCGCAGGGTCCGGAGCAGAGACGAGGGCTCCGGGGGGAGGACGCGGCGGGCGGCCGCTCCGGAGAGGCGGGTGAAGTGTGTGCTGGTGGGGGACGGAGCGGTGGGGAAAACCAGCCTGGTGGTCAGCTACACCACCAACGGCTACCCCACCGAGTACGTCCCGACGGCGTTTGACAACTTCTCAG CGGTGGTGTCAGTGGACGGACAGCCGgtgaaactgcagctgtgtgacACAGCAGGACAG GATGAGTTTGACAGGCTCCGTCCGCTGTGCTACACCAGTGCAGACGTCTTCATGCTGTGCTTCAGCGTCGTCAGTCCCGCCTCCTTCCAGAACGTTCCAGAAAAATGGGTCCCAGAGATCCGTAAACATGCCCCCTTCGCTCCCCTCGTTCTGGTGGGGACACAGTGTGACCTCAGAGAAGACGTCAAG ATCAACGCTAAGAAGCTTATTGGATATTCCCTGCGCTGTAAACAACTGACCTCCACTGCGAAGAGAGAAAAGTCCATGCAAACATTATTGTTAATTCAACATttggaaacaaagcaaacactgCCACCGGTTAAACTACAGGCAAACTACAATTCTAACTCAGCCCCGAAAATCAAAGTCATTGGTCACAagttctccttctgttcgctgattggttGA
- the LOC122842368 gene encoding TATA-box-binding protein, which produces MDQNNSIPPFQGLASSPGAMTPGMPMFSPMMPYGSGLTPQPLQNTNSLSILEEQQRQQQQQQQQQQQQPSAGLPGTSGQTPQLYHSQTAAGSTTTALPPGTGLYSTSIGPMTPLTPATPASESSGIVPTLQNIVSTVNLGCKLDLKTIALRARNAEYNPKRFAAVIMRIREPRTTALIFSSGKMVCTGAKSEEESRLAARKYARVVQKLGFPAKFLDFKIQNMVGSCDVKFPIRLEGLVLTHQQFSSYEPELFPGLIYRMIKPRIVLLIFVSGKVVLTGAKVRGEIYEAFENIYPILKGFRKTT; this is translated from the exons ATGGACCAGAACAACAGCATACCGCCCTTCCAGGGGCTGGCCTCCTCTCCG GGTGCCATGACCCCCGGCATGCCGATGTTCAGTCCCATGATGCCTTATGGCTCGGGCCTGACGCCGCAGCCTCTGCAGAACACAAACAGCTTGTCCAtcctggaggagcagcagaggcagcagcagcaacagcaacagcagcagcagcagcagcccagTGCAG GCCTTCCAGGAACGTCGGGGCAGACGCCTCAGCTGTATCATTCCCAGACGGCGGCGGGTTCGACCACCACGGCGCTGCCACCAGGCACCGGGCTCTACAGCACTTCGATCGGCCCCATGACCCCGCTGACCCCGGCTACTCCGGCCTCGGAGAGCTCGGGCATCGTGCCGACGCTGCA AAACATCGTATCTACTGTAAATCTGGGCTGTAAACTGGATCTGAAGACGATTGCCCTGAGAGCCAGGAATGCAGAGTACAACCCCAAA CGTTTTGCTGCCGTCATCATGAGAATACGGGAGCCCAGGACCACAGCGCTTATCTTCAGCTCTGGGAAGATGGTCTGCACCGGAGCTAAAAG TGAGGAGGAGTCGCGGTTAGCAGCCAGGAAGTACGCTCGCGTTGTGCAGAAACTGGGCTTTCCTGCCAAGTTCCTGGACTTTAAGATTCAGAACATGGTGGGCAGCTGCGACGTGAAGTTCCCCATCCGGCTGGAGGGATTGGTGCTCACACACCAGCAGTTCAGCAG CTATGAGCCGGAGTTGTTTCCAGGGTTGATCTACAGGATGATCAAACCCCGAATTGTCCTGCTAATCTTTGTTTCTGGGAAGGTCGTTCTCACAG gagCCAAGGTGAGAGGAGAGATCTACGAAGCgtttgaaaacatttacccCATCCTGAAAGGTTTCCGTAAAACTACGTAG
- the rhoua gene encoding ras homolog family member Ua isoform X1, with protein sequence MSPSSPCQEGYKPAPVAQAPPVPPRRVRSRDEGSGGRTRRAAAPERRVKCVLVGDGAVGKTSLVVSYTTNGYPTEYVPTAFDNFSAVVSVDGQPVKLQLCDTAGQDEFDRLRPLCYTSADVFMLCFSVVSPASFQNVPEKWVPEIRKHAPFAPLVLVGTQCDLREDVKVLIDLAKYRERPVDPSDARDCAMEIGAVAYMECSSLTQKNLKEVFDTAILASLQKYGSRKRSRGKQKHRKKARQTPDKMKSLSKSWWKRYCCVA encoded by the exons ATGTCGCCCTCCTCTCCCTGCCAGGAGGGCTACAAGCCGGCGCCGGTGGCCCAAGCGCCGCCCGTCCCGCCGCGCAGGGTCCGGAGCAGAGACGAGGGCTCCGGGGGGAGGACGCGGCGGGCGGCCGCTCCGGAGAGGCGGGTGAAGTGTGTGCTGGTGGGGGACGGAGCGGTGGGGAAAACCAGCCTGGTGGTCAGCTACACCACCAACGGCTACCCCACCGAGTACGTCCCGACGGCGTTTGACAACTTCTCAG CGGTGGTGTCAGTGGACGGACAGCCGgtgaaactgcagctgtgtgacACAGCAGGACAG GATGAGTTTGACAGGCTCCGTCCGCTGTGCTACACCAGTGCAGACGTCTTCATGCTGTGCTTCAGCGTCGTCAGTCCCGCCTCCTTCCAGAACGTTCCAGAAAAATGGGTCCCAGAGATCCGTAAACATGCCCCCTTCGCTCCCCTCGTTCTGGTGGGGACACAGTGTGACCTCAGAGAAGACGTCAAG GTGCTCATCGACCTGGCGAAGTACCGGGAGCGGCCCGTGGACCCTTCGGATGCCCGGGACTGTGCCATGGAGATCGGAGCGGTGGCCTACATGGAGTGTTCCTCTCTGACCCAGAAGAACCTAAAGGAGGTGTTCGACACGGCCATCCTGGCCAGCCTGCAGAAATACGGCTCACGGAAACGCTCGAGAGGCAAACAGAAGCACCGAAAAAAGGCGAGACAGACCCCGGACAAGATGAAGAGTCTGTCTAAGTCCTGGTGGAAACGGTACTGCTGCGTGGCGTAG
- the pdcd2 gene encoding programmed cell death protein 2: MSSPEVVLGFLEEAEPWRLQSPQFPSKVGGKPAWLSQTGLPLQSDLECEKCGLPMVFLLQVYAPISGQDRSFHRTLFLFCCKTPECYSHNDSRCLKVFRSQLPRKNEFYPYDPPPDDEPQTVSKEDNNILSRSGVKLCWVCGCPGNKACSRCHTVTYCGKHHQTVHWKHSHKKECLSAALPSASASPFLFPESELVTEPEEGGEEGGDAQRGGGEEQKSTEGPSLSDTLAESDLEEMALHETEDNKVFQRFKRKIASEPHQVIRYSRGGRPLWVSSSHVPAEEEIPPCTCGANRTFEFQVMPQLLNSLCVDSTGASIDWGTVTVYTCSASCNHGDQYRSEFVWKQDFSADQLTQHRNT; this comes from the exons ATGTCATCTCCCGAGGTGGTTCTGGGTTTCCTTGAAGAAGCAGAACCGTGGCGGCTTCAGTCTCCGCAGTTCCCCAGCAAGGTCGGAGGGAAGCCGGCGTGGCTCAGCCAGACGGGCCTGCCCCTTCAGTCCGATCTGGAGTGTGAGAAATGCGGGCTGCCCATGGTCTTCCTGCTGCAG GTGTACGCACCCATTTCGGGTCAGGACAGAAGTTTCCACAGAACGCTTTTCCTGTTCTGCTGTAAAACTCCTGAGTGTTACTCCCACAACGACAGCCGCTGCTTGAAAG TTTTCAGAAGTCAGCTACCCAGGAAGAATGAGTTCTACCCCTACGACCCTCCTCCAG ATGATGAACCACAGACCGTCTCTAAAGAGGACAACAACATTTTATCCCGCTCAGGAGTCAAGCTGTGCTGGGTGTGTGGTTGCCCTGGAAACAAGGCCTGCTCCCGCTGCCACACTGTAACCTACTGTGGTAAACACCACCAGACTGTCCACTGGAAACACTCCCACAAGAAGGAGTGCCTCAGCGCAG CTCTGCCCTCGGCTTCTGCCTCCCCCTTCCTGTTCCCCGAGTCTGAGCTCGTGACTGAGCCTGAAGAGGGAGGGGAGGAAGGAGGTGACgcacagagaggaggaggagaagaacaGAAAAGTACTGAAGGTCCTTCCTTATCTGACA CTCTGGCAGAATCAGATCTGGAGGAGATGGCGTTGCACGAGACTGAAGACAACAAAGTGTTCCAGCGGTTCAAGAGGAAAATCGCCTCAGAGCCGCACCAG GTGATTCGTTACAGTCGAGGAGGCCGACCCCTGTGGGTCTCATCCAGTCACGTCCCTGCAGAGGAGGAGATCCCACCATGCACCTGCGGCGCCAACAGGACCTTTGAGTTTCAG GTGATGCCTCAGCTGCTAAACAGCCTCTGCGTGGACTCAACGGGAGCCAGCATCGACTGGGGAACCGTTACGGTCTACACCTGCTCGGCTAGCTGTAACCATGGAGACCAGTACCGCTCGGAGTTCGTCTGGAAACAGGACTTCAGCGCAGATCAACTGACTCAGCATAGAAACACGTAG
- the psmc3 gene encoding 26S proteasome regulatory subunit 6A encodes MASLSDKSVWDEVEDGIGEEVLKMSTEEIVQRTRLLDSEIKIMKSEVLRVTHELQAMKDKIKENTEKIKVNKTLPYLVSNVIELLDVDPNDQEEDGANVDLDSQRKGKCAVIKTSTRQTYFLPVIGLVDAEKLKPGDLVGVNKDSYLILETLPTEYDSRVKAMEVDERPTEQYSDIGGLDKQIQELVEAIVLPMNHKEKFENLGIQPPKGVLMYGPPGTGKTLLARACAAQTKATFLKLAGPQLVQMFIGDGAKLVRDAFALAKEKAPSIIFIDELDAIGTKRFDSEKAGDREVQRTMLELLNQLDGFQPNMQVKVIAATNRVDILDPALLRSGRLDRKIEFPMPNEEARARIMQIHSRKMNVSPDVNYEELARCTDDFNGAQCKAVCVEAGMIALRRGATELNHEDYMEGILEVQAKKKANLQYYA; translated from the exons ATGGCGTCGCTGAGTGACAAATCAGTTTGGGATGAAGTGGAAGACGGAATCGGAGAAGAAGTGTTAAAAATGTCCACAGAGGAGATAGTCCAGCGGACCCGACTCCTGGACAGCGAGATAAAGATTATGAAGAGCGAAGTGCTGCGGGTGACCCACGAACTTCAGGCCATGAAGGACAAAATCAAGGAAAACACGGAGAAGATAAAGGTGAACAAAACGCTGCCGTATCTGGTCTCCAACGTGATCGAGTTGTTGGACGTGGACCCCAACGACCAGGAGGAGGACGGGGCCAACGTGGATCTGGACTCCCAGAGAAAAGGAAAGTGCGCCGTCATTAAAACCTCCACTCGGCAGACCTACTTCCTGCCGGTGATCGGGCTGGTGGATGCCGAGAAGCTGAAGCCCGGCGACCTGGTTGGGGTCAATAAAGACTCCTACTTGATCCTGGAGACCCTCCCCACCGAGTACGACTCCCGGGTGAAAGCCATGGAGGTGGATGAGCGTCCCACGGAGCAGTACAGCGACATAGGAGGGCTGGATAAGCAGATCCAGGAGCTGGTGGAGGCCATAGTCCTGCCGATGAACCACAAGGAGAAGTTTGAGAACCTGGGCATCCAGCCGCCTAAAGGGGTCCTGATGTACGGCCCACCTGGCACCGGGAAGACCCTCCTGGCCAGAGCCTGCGCCGCTCAGACCAAGGCCACCTTCCTGAAGCTTGCAGGTCCACAGCTGGTCCAGATGTTCATTGGAGACGGAGCCAAGCTGGTGAGGGATGCCTTCGCCTTGGCCAAGGAGAAAGCCCCGTCCATCATCTTCATCGACGAGCTGGACGCCATCGGGACGAAGAGGTTCGACAGCGAGAAGGCTGGAGACAGGGAGGTCCAGAGGACCATGCTGGAGCTGCTCAACCAGCTGGATGGATTCCAGCCCAACATGCAGGTCAAG GTGATTGCTGCCACCAACAGAGTCGACATCTTGGACCCGGCTCTGCTGCGCTCGGGTCGCCTTGACAGGAAGATCGAGTTCCCGATGCCAAACGAAGAGGCCCGAGCGCGCATCATGCAGATCCACTCGCGCAAGATGAACGTGAGTCCGGACGTGAACTACGAGGAGCTGGCCCGCTGCACCGACGACTTCAACGGCGCGCAGTGCAAGGCCGTGTGCGTGGAGGCCGGCATGATCGCGCTGCGCCGCGGCGCCACCGAGCTCAACCACGAGGATTACATGGAGGGAATCCTGGAGGTGCAGGCCAAGAAGAAGGCCAACCTGCAGTACTACGCCTAA
- the psmb1 gene encoding proteasome subunit beta type-1, producing MLSAQGFGGPGKMKEYHYAGAVENRFSPYAFNGGTVLAVAGEDFAIVASDTRLSEGYSIHSRDSPKCYKLTDTTVIGCSGFHGDCLTLTKIIDARLKMYKHSNNKTMTSGAIAAMLSTILYSRRFFPYYVYNIIGGLDEEGKGAVYSFDPVGSYQRDTYKAGGSASAMLQPLLDNQIGFKNMEGVQHLPLTQEKAVQLVKDVFISAAERDVYTGDALRVCVITKDGINEQTIPLRKD from the exons ATGCTTTCAGCTCAAGGTTTTGGAGGCCCTGGGAAGATGAAGGAGTATCATTATGCCGGCGCTGTAGAGAACAGATTTTCACCTTACGCTTTCAACGGAGG AACCGTACTAGCTGTTGCTGGAGAAGATTTTGCCATCGTAGCGTCAGACACCAGGCTTAGTGAAGGCTACTCCATCCACAGCCGCGACTCCCCGAAATGCTACAAACT GACAGACACAACTGTCATTGGCTGCAGTGGTTTCCATGGCGACTGTCTGACGCTGACAAAAATCATTGACGCCAGGCTAAAG ATGTACAAACactcaaacaacaaaactatgACCAGTGGAGCCATCGCAGCCATGTTGTCCACCATCTTGTACAGCCGGAGGTTCTTCCCTTACTACGTCTACAACATCATTGGGGGTCTGGATGAAGAAG GCAAAGGAGCGGTGTACAGCTTCGACCCGGTCGGCTCCTACCAGAGAGACACCTACAAGGCCGGAGGGTCCGCCAGCGCCATGCTGCAGCCGTTGCTAGACAACCAG ATTGGGTTCAAGAACATGGAGGGTGTGCAGCACCTCCCCTTGACTCAGGAAAAAGCTGTGCAGCTGGTCAAAGACGTCTTCATCTCGGCCGCAGAGAGAGACGTCTACACCGGAGACGCCCTTCGCGTCTGCGTCATCACGAAGGACGGCATCAACGAGCAGACGATACCGCTGAGGAAGGACTAG